A genomic segment from Neobacillus sp. YX16 encodes:
- a CDS encoding DUF4350 domain-containing protein: MSYSKGKVLKRWISTFMAFLLLVSTFLPSGLMGKAYAEQANHVVISQVYGGGGNGGAPFNKDFIELYNPTDQDISLDGWKVEYASAAGSTWTGTPLSGKIPAYGFYLISQAGGTSGGPDLPTPDATGSTAMAAGAGKIKLVNNESIDVDYVGFGSTASAFEGTGPTPAPSASKSVQRRPYANTEPAPGKGNAWDSNDNKTDFVAVTPVPKNTASTPEEPMVPQISLQPKGFNIQFLQEGTSIKVTGGPEAVEGNSTINVYESATKGTPLSTVTAEEDGSFEISFTSEKVLTAVYISATQTDLDESAAIQINKAAPSANVIFDKLSYMVNAGKGTLIGGAGAAVKEAIINVYADEAATQKLTTTEVKAGTSGDFNITINNAPNTVYVTQKTTSDKGTMLESLPVPIEKAVLDVVSPINDVKATDSKGILLNLNNFYTIEGVVTVQNGVLGTQKNNYYIQDGTGGINVFGSFDSGLSIQRGDKLKVTGKVIVYNGLTEFEPTAIVKVSEGNPIPAVKDITILDLNTFTVAEPLEGSLVKVSGKVSAVAATGANYNVTLIDENNKSTTIRVMGGTEIKPDTNLVVGNNYSITGIVGQYTTNATHVNGYQVFPRDVKDITAMLNLSHTPLTEVFEDTNIEFVAIASGAESVTAYYRAKDETEFTALPMTSTTEGRYTATLNAANVPANAFEYYIEAKSGDKTQTSGTANAPHQVNLIADIFAPEFLSETPANGTRVESPRPEISVVMEDPSEVDTTTVKVWFDGNEVTNATISKKQVKFTPEQDLENGVHTVKVEATDSKGNKGTKEWTFESVPRFNGGQHFRGTTHNHTNISHDGAGSPEAAVAAGKKYGYDWFAFSDHSHDIDPTLLGQDTVVRDGMQERTGGSDWQLTKDLADQNTKNGEYVVFPAFEMTSTTWGHSNIFGSENFIDRNINGKQYQDLNQYYAWVMTYDDIVGQFNHPDMSNAAFNNFKPYNKEVDKLFTMLEVGNGSGHYAYANAEKKFFSVLDLGWHVAPTYGEDNHEGTWGQTRARTVIVADDLSQASLLHSMRNMRVYMVEDPNFTLDVLANGYYMGSTVDSKNLNFKISGSDLVAENRSMSEYDYLAADYKSDDRVEKVELITNGGVVVDSYSPMTKDFTWEPSYNVAGGQQWFVVRVTQADGERMYSAPIWSKEEAVDVRVNGIDVEGEVIFEGNPATLKASVSNNGTQDVQNVKVDLYYDEVKDANLIGTQTLSSIVSKGVGIASFTWNNTIKGDHKLIAVASSDYGNHQFTLDVNVKEPLGIKVMIDAKHNNENTSSDGGTYKDNLKAFTIILQKEGYTVVENKETITDAVLSTVKVLVITHNRTAFTAEESAAIAKFVKNGGSVLFAGKSNNSTDPTINNSLLGEIGSAIRMGNDGVFDDSKEGNFWSDPKVSPFAVRVSPGLVSNYITDRVSFLDYYSGTSLSAANNQPLTDGGKVTILAKGNETTYQGNIKSGYTYDAVSDASGGSAIPLIASEEIGENGRIIISGMNIFNDKQIDESYEPKGNDEFSLNAINWLAGRGTQVTKIGDARELAEDSQTVIEGTVTTGAGVFFDAFYVQDESGGIMAFQEVPADSIKPGDKVRIYGHIITFDGNKEIEFTSFNQDVIKIGTGEPLQPKLVPTGEATSDDNQGLLVKVKGKVVSIFDANSYVINDGSGDILVFTDGYIVNQSGPVPVLKVGDTLEAVGLSGTFADGTRIRVRDTKELVGTDTSKPEVPVLNTVKDKDTVISGTAEANATVTAKVDGQEIGSTTTNAEGNFTIEIALQKAGAKILVTASDAAGNVSEAAEVTVIDVTAPGVPVVNGVNDNDLFISGEAEPGSIVTAKVDDEEIGNTKANAEGDFKIEISKQLAGAVIIVTATDVSGNESLQAQVKVTDEVVTKVSVSYVVNGNHAFRNVHQFTAASEGSRNAVYRFLLQDAKGDITLLQDYGVNSTVSWTPKMPGTYKVIVLAKDQFNNGFSAFYHEAETEMTFTVDPNKGKNK; the protein is encoded by the coding sequence ATGAGTTATAGCAAGGGGAAAGTTTTAAAACGCTGGATAAGCACATTCATGGCGTTTCTCTTATTAGTTAGCACCTTTTTACCTAGCGGCTTAATGGGGAAAGCCTATGCCGAACAGGCAAATCATGTAGTAATCTCTCAAGTTTATGGCGGTGGGGGTAATGGTGGAGCACCTTTTAATAAGGACTTTATTGAGTTATATAACCCAACTGACCAAGACATTTCATTAGATGGCTGGAAGGTTGAGTATGCCTCTGCAGCTGGTTCAACTTGGACTGGAACACCACTGTCTGGTAAGATTCCAGCTTATGGATTTTATTTAATTTCACAAGCAGGTGGAACTTCTGGAGGACCAGATCTTCCTACACCAGATGCAACTGGTTCAACCGCAATGGCTGCTGGTGCAGGAAAAATAAAATTAGTAAATAATGAATCTATAGATGTAGATTATGTAGGTTTTGGTTCTACTGCTAGCGCATTTGAGGGAACTGGTCCAACTCCAGCACCTTCTGCTTCAAAGAGTGTCCAACGTAGACCATACGCCAACACAGAACCTGCACCAGGTAAAGGAAATGCTTGGGATTCCAATGACAACAAAACGGACTTTGTTGCAGTAACACCAGTGCCAAAAAATACTGCAAGCACTCCTGAAGAACCAATGGTTCCACAAATTAGTTTACAGCCAAAAGGTTTTAATATTCAATTTTTACAAGAAGGTACTTCCATTAAGGTAACCGGAGGACCTGAAGCAGTTGAAGGGAATTCGACTATTAATGTGTATGAAAGCGCAACCAAGGGAACTCCTCTTTCAACAGTAACAGCAGAAGAAGATGGTTCCTTTGAAATCAGCTTCACGTCTGAAAAAGTGTTGACAGCGGTTTATATTTCTGCTACACAAACCGATCTTGACGAAAGTGCTGCTATTCAAATTAATAAAGCGGCTCCGAGTGCAAATGTTATTTTTGATAAGTTAAGCTATATGGTTAACGCAGGGAAAGGGACTTTAATCGGCGGCGCTGGTGCAGCGGTTAAGGAAGCCATCATCAATGTCTATGCTGATGAAGCTGCAACTCAAAAATTAACTACAACCGAAGTAAAAGCAGGTACTTCAGGAGATTTCAACATTACGATTAACAATGCACCTAATACAGTTTATGTTACACAGAAGACAACTAGCGATAAAGGAACTATGTTAGAAAGTTTGCCTGTTCCAATTGAAAAAGCTGTATTAGATGTTGTTTCGCCAATAAATGATGTAAAAGCAACTGACTCTAAAGGGATTTTGCTCAACCTAAACAATTTTTATACGATTGAAGGTGTCGTAACCGTTCAAAATGGTGTTCTTGGAACTCAGAAAAATAACTACTATATCCAAGACGGAACTGGCGGTATCAACGTATTTGGAAGCTTTGATTCAGGACTTAGCATTCAACGCGGCGACAAGTTAAAAGTGACAGGGAAAGTCATTGTTTATAATGGTCTAACCGAGTTTGAACCTACAGCTATTGTTAAAGTTAGCGAAGGAAATCCAATTCCTGCTGTCAAAGATATTACGATTCTTGATTTAAATACGTTTACAGTGGCTGAGCCTCTTGAAGGAAGCCTAGTAAAAGTAAGTGGTAAAGTATCTGCTGTTGCAGCTACCGGCGCCAATTACAATGTAACTTTGATTGATGAAAATAATAAATCAACTACAATCAGGGTAATGGGCGGTACAGAAATTAAGCCAGATACCAATCTTGTGGTTGGTAATAACTATTCGATTACTGGTATTGTTGGTCAATACACAACAAATGCAACTCACGTTAATGGTTATCAAGTATTCCCGCGTGACGTCAAAGATATCACGGCAATGTTAAACTTGAGCCACACTCCATTAACAGAAGTATTCGAAGATACAAACATTGAGTTTGTAGCGATCGCAAGCGGTGCTGAGTCTGTTACAGCTTACTACCGTGCAAAAGATGAAACCGAATTTACGGCACTTCCGATGACTTCAACAACAGAAGGACGTTATACTGCTACTCTTAATGCAGCTAATGTACCTGCGAATGCTTTTGAATACTATATTGAGGCAAAATCAGGAGACAAGACGCAAACTTCTGGAACAGCTAATGCGCCGCACCAAGTAAACTTGATTGCAGACATATTTGCACCAGAATTCCTTAGCGAAACTCCTGCTAATGGTACAAGAGTTGAAAGCCCTCGACCAGAAATTTCAGTTGTGATGGAAGATCCTAGTGAAGTAGACACAACAACTGTAAAGGTTTGGTTCGATGGAAATGAAGTAACAAATGCAACAATCAGCAAAAAGCAGGTGAAATTCACACCTGAGCAAGACCTTGAAAACGGTGTTCATACTGTAAAAGTAGAGGCAACTGACTCTAAAGGTAATAAAGGTACGAAAGAATGGACGTTTGAATCCGTTCCTCGTTTTAATGGCGGTCAGCATTTCCGTGGAACCACTCACAACCATACGAATATTTCACATGATGGTGCTGGTAGTCCAGAAGCAGCGGTTGCTGCTGGTAAAAAATACGGTTATGACTGGTTTGCTTTTTCTGACCACTCACACGATATCGATCCAACTTTACTTGGTCAGGACACGGTTGTTCGTGATGGCATGCAAGAACGTACAGGTGGATCAGATTGGCAGTTAACGAAGGATCTAGCTGATCAGAACACTAAAAATGGTGAATATGTAGTTTTCCCAGCATTTGAAATGACTTCAACAACATGGGGACATTCAAATATCTTTGGATCAGAGAATTTTATCGATCGTAATATTAATGGCAAGCAATACCAAGATCTAAACCAATACTATGCATGGGTTATGACTTACGATGATATCGTCGGACAATTTAACCACCCTGATATGTCAAATGCTGCTTTCAACAACTTCAAACCTTATAACAAAGAAGTGGACAAGCTTTTCACCATGCTTGAGGTTGGTAATGGTTCAGGACACTATGCTTATGCAAATGCTGAGAAGAAGTTCTTCTCTGTACTAGACTTAGGCTGGCACGTAGCTCCAACTTATGGTGAAGATAACCATGAAGGAACATGGGGACAAACAAGAGCTCGTACAGTAATCGTAGCTGACGATCTTTCACAAGCATCTCTATTACACTCAATGCGTAATATGCGTGTGTACATGGTAGAAGATCCAAACTTTACGCTAGATGTACTAGCAAATGGTTATTATATGGGATCTACCGTTGATAGCAAGAACTTGAATTTCAAGATTTCAGGAAGCGACTTAGTTGCTGAAAATCGCTCTATGAGTGAGTATGACTACTTAGCAGCTGATTATAAATCAGATGATAGAGTTGAAAAAGTAGAATTAATCACTAATGGTGGCGTGGTTGTTGATTCGTATTCTCCAATGACCAAAGATTTCACATGGGAACCATCATACAATGTGGCTGGCGGACAGCAATGGTTTGTAGTTCGTGTAACACAAGCGGATGGTGAAAGAATGTATTCTGCTCCAATCTGGTCAAAAGAAGAAGCAGTTGACGTTCGTGTTAACGGAATCGACGTTGAAGGCGAAGTCATTTTTGAAGGCAATCCGGCTACTTTAAAAGCAAGTGTAAGCAATAATGGTACACAGGATGTACAAAATGTAAAAGTTGACCTTTACTACGATGAGGTAAAAGATGCGAACCTTATTGGGACGCAAACTCTTTCATCTATCGTATCGAAGGGCGTTGGAATTGCAAGCTTTACGTGGAACAACACAATAAAAGGCGATCACAAATTAATCGCTGTGGCTTCATCTGATTATGGGAATCACCAATTTACCCTGGATGTTAATGTAAAAGAGCCACTGGGAATAAAAGTAATGATTGACGCGAAACACAACAATGAAAACACAAGTTCAGATGGTGGAACGTATAAAGACAACCTTAAAGCCTTTACCATTATTTTACAAAAAGAAGGGTATACGGTTGTTGAAAACAAAGAAACCATTACAGATGCAGTATTAAGCACTGTAAAAGTTTTAGTCATTACACACAATCGTACGGCGTTTACAGCAGAGGAAAGTGCAGCCATTGCCAAGTTTGTAAAAAATGGCGGCTCCGTCTTGTTTGCAGGTAAGAGCAATAATAGCACGGACCCTACAATCAATAACTCTTTATTAGGGGAAATTGGTTCAGCGATTCGAATGGGTAATGATGGAGTATTTGATGATAGTAAGGAAGGTAACTTCTGGAGTGATCCAAAGGTAAGCCCATTTGCTGTCCGTGTATCCCCAGGCTTAGTATCTAATTATATTACAGACCGCGTATCATTCTTAGATTACTATAGTGGAACAAGTTTATCGGCAGCTAATAACCAACCGTTAACAGACGGCGGTAAGGTAACGATTTTAGCAAAAGGAAATGAAACTACTTATCAAGGTAATATTAAGAGCGGCTACACGTATGACGCTGTATCTGATGCTTCTGGCGGTTCAGCAATTCCATTAATTGCATCAGAAGAAATTGGAGAAAATGGACGTATTATCATTTCTGGTATGAACATTTTCAATGATAAGCAAATTGATGAATCATACGAGCCAAAAGGAAATGACGAGTTCTCTCTAAATGCCATTAACTGGCTGGCAGGACGCGGAACACAAGTAACGAAAATTGGCGATGCACGTGAGTTAGCAGAAGATTCTCAAACTGTTATTGAAGGAACGGTAACGACAGGTGCCGGCGTATTCTTCGATGCATTCTATGTACAAGATGAATCTGGAGGAATCATGGCATTCCAAGAGGTGCCGGCAGATAGCATTAAACCAGGTGATAAAGTTCGAATCTATGGACACATTATTACTTTTGATGGAAACAAAGAAATTGAGTTTACTAGCTTTAATCAGGATGTTATAAAAATTGGTACAGGTGAACCTTTACAGCCTAAATTAGTACCTACAGGTGAAGCAACATCCGATGACAACCAAGGTCTGCTTGTTAAGGTAAAAGGTAAAGTGGTATCCATTTTTGACGCTAATTCTTATGTAATCAATGATGGATCTGGCGACATTTTAGTCTTCACAGATGGTTATATTGTCAACCAAAGCGGTCCAGTCCCTGTTCTTAAAGTTGGCGATACACTTGAAGCAGTCGGTCTTTCTGGTACTTTTGCTGATGGTACACGTATTCGTGTAAGAGATACGAAAGAATTAGTTGGTACGGATACTAGTAAACCAGAAGTCCCAGTTTTAAATACGGTAAAAGACAAAGACACAGTGATTAGCGGAACAGCAGAAGCAAATGCTACGGTAACTGCGAAAGTTGATGGTCAAGAAATTGGCTCAACTACTACAAATGCAGAAGGCAATTTTACAATTGAAATAGCCTTGCAAAAAGCAGGTGCGAAGATTCTTGTTACTGCATCAGATGCTGCAGGAAATGTTAGTGAAGCGGCTGAAGTAACTGTTATTGACGTTACTGCACCAGGAGTCCCTGTTGTAAATGGGGTTAACGATAATGACCTATTTATTAGTGGAGAAGCAGAACCAGGCTCAATTGTAACAGCAAAAGTTGATGATGAAGAAATTGGCAATACTAAAGCCAATGCAGAAGGCGACTTCAAAATTGAGATTTCAAAGCAATTAGCTGGTGCAGTGATTATAGTGACTGCAACAGACGTTTCCGGCAACGAAAGCTTACAGGCTCAAGTGAAGGTTACAGATGAAGTAGTGACAAAAGTCAGCGTATCCTACGTTGTAAATGGTAACCATGCCTTTAGGAATGTACATCAATTCACTGCTGCCTCAGAAGGAAGCAGAAATGCAGTATATCGTTTCTTACTCCAAGATGCAAAGGGAGACATTACCCTACTACAAGATTATGGAGTAAACAGCACTGTATCATGGACACCTAAAATGCCTGGAACCTACAAAGTAATTGTTCTAGCGAAAGACCAATTCAACAATGGTTTCTCCGCATTCTATCACGAAGCGGAAACAGAAATGACCTTTACAGTTGATCCAAATAAAGGAAAAAACAAATAA
- a CDS encoding HupE/UreJ family protein, which translates to MKFHFKSNRLLNYLAILAMMGMLFPSLAHAHAYSASYTNIKMNPDKTEFVFAIDTLSIIELIEDIDKNKNNELEKSEMKEKNHDLEELVHHHLTLDLNNQQQEPILEKMVLEKKEDKIFLTYYLTFPAFTAGDTLSFNDGLYVNDPATNYVNLISFEFAGTTGQAILQGKERTWTILLAEAQEEQSQDGQTSQPDENQTQPDSTQEVDPNVEASTSSWFSFLKLGMLHILTGYDHLLFLLALLLRKQTFKQYAAIITSFTIAHSITISLAVLGVITFPSRFVESVIAFSIVYVALENIFRKEIRHRWGLTFLFGLIHGLGFANILKEMNIPKADLALALVNFNIGIEVVQLALVLLVLPLLTYMFRLKSSGLIIKAGSIIVAALGAFWLIERIFS; encoded by the coding sequence TTGAAATTTCATTTTAAATCAAATAGATTACTTAATTATCTTGCTATTTTAGCTATGATGGGTATGTTATTCCCCTCTTTAGCACATGCCCATGCCTATAGCGCAAGTTATACAAATATAAAAATGAATCCTGATAAAACCGAGTTTGTTTTTGCTATTGATACCCTGTCAATTATCGAATTAATAGAGGATATTGATAAAAATAAAAACAATGAACTCGAGAAGTCGGAAATGAAAGAGAAAAACCATGATTTAGAGGAACTCGTTCACCACCATCTAACTCTAGATTTAAACAATCAGCAGCAAGAACCTATCTTGGAAAAAATGGTCTTGGAAAAAAAGGAAGATAAGATTTTTTTAACCTACTATTTAACTTTTCCTGCTTTCACTGCCGGGGACACCCTTAGCTTTAATGATGGACTGTATGTAAATGACCCTGCTACCAATTACGTTAACTTAATTTCCTTTGAGTTTGCTGGTACGACGGGCCAAGCAATTTTACAAGGAAAAGAGCGGACTTGGACGATTCTTTTGGCTGAAGCTCAAGAAGAGCAATCCCAAGATGGACAAACCTCACAACCTGATGAAAATCAGACGCAACCTGATTCAACTCAAGAGGTTGACCCTAATGTAGAGGCCTCCACTTCATCTTGGTTCTCCTTTTTAAAGCTCGGAATGCTCCATATCTTGACGGGTTACGATCATCTATTATTTCTATTAGCCTTACTTCTTAGAAAGCAGACGTTCAAGCAATATGCAGCGATTATTACGTCCTTTACGATTGCCCATAGTATTACGATAAGTCTCGCTGTTTTAGGCGTGATTACATTCCCGTCTCGCTTCGTTGAGTCTGTAATTGCTTTTAGCATCGTGTATGTGGCGCTCGAAAATATTTTCAGAAAAGAAATCCGGCACCGCTGGGGCCTAACCTTCCTATTTGGTTTAATCCATGGTCTTGGATTTGCAAATATCTTAAAAGAAATGAACATCCCAAAAGCTGACTTAGCTCTTGCTTTAGTGAATTTCAATATTGGGATTGAGGTTGTTCAGTTAGCATTGGTATTACTTGTTCTTCCACTACTAACCTATATGTTCAGGCTCAAATCATCAGGATTGATTATTAAAGCAGGGTCAATTATAGTAGCCGCATTAGGGGCCTTCTGGCTCATAGAAAGAATTTTCTCCTAA
- a CDS encoding molybdopterin oxidoreductase family protein — MMEQNGVIKSVCPLDCPDQCGLLLHKAEGRVVKVEGDPEHPVTKGNICNKVRNMTSRIYDDNRLKYPMKRVGAKGEGRFERISWDEAIETITSRWKKLIETEGPESILPYSFYGNMGLLNAEGMDRRFFHRLGASQLDRSICSSAGSAGYRYTMGGSFGVDPEDTIHSKLIIFWGINAASTNMHQVALAQKARKQNGAKIVVIDVHKNQTGRLADWFIPILPGTDSALALGIMHILFAENLVDSSFLQEYTVGYEELREHVIQYDPTTVSGITGVPVEDIYKLARMYGNTTPAFIRIGNGPQHHDNGGMFVRTVSCLPALTGQWLIKGGGAIKGNSGYLAVNAVKLQRPRLLKNKKTRVINMNQLGDALLDIDPPVKSLYVYSSNPAVVAPEGVKVRKGLEREDLFIVVHDLFLTETAKYADIVLPATSSFENTDVYTSYWHHYIQVQQPVIEAYEESKSNVDVFRLLAKGMGFEESAFEETEEEMIAEALDFRANPYLDGLDYETLAAKQYVKAKVKPLFPGKLRTPSGKIELYSKRMKANGYPPLPTYIPIVVDGDHPYHFIPAPNHNFLNSTFSNNQKHISLEKEPRLHMNRKDAETSGIVDGEHVRVWNQRGECILKVTVGENVLPGVVATQGLWADLEGTKQLVNTLTPDRIADMGGGATFFSGRVSVEKIYSDV; from the coding sequence ATGATGGAACAAAATGGGGTTATTAAGTCTGTTTGCCCATTAGATTGCCCAGACCAATGTGGTTTGCTTTTACATAAAGCAGAGGGAAGGGTTGTAAAGGTGGAGGGTGATCCGGAGCATCCGGTGACGAAGGGGAATATTTGCAATAAGGTTCGGAATATGACTAGCAGGATATATGATGATAACCGCCTAAAATATCCGATGAAGCGGGTTGGAGCAAAGGGCGAAGGAAGATTCGAACGAATCAGTTGGGATGAAGCCATTGAGACCATCACTTCTCGATGGAAAAAACTTATCGAAACAGAGGGCCCAGAAAGTATCTTGCCTTATAGTTTTTATGGGAATATGGGGCTGTTGAATGCAGAGGGAATGGATCGTCGTTTCTTTCACCGCTTGGGAGCATCCCAGCTTGACCGAAGTATTTGTTCTTCTGCAGGTTCTGCTGGCTACAGATATACGATGGGTGGCAGTTTCGGAGTTGACCCAGAAGATACGATTCATTCCAAGCTCATCATTTTTTGGGGGATTAACGCAGCTAGTACCAACATGCACCAGGTAGCACTCGCACAAAAAGCCCGCAAACAAAACGGCGCAAAAATTGTCGTCATTGACGTTCATAAAAATCAAACTGGTAGATTAGCGGATTGGTTTATTCCTATTTTACCAGGGACTGATAGTGCGCTTGCTCTGGGAATCATGCATATTTTATTTGCTGAAAATTTGGTCGACTCCTCCTTCTTACAGGAATATACCGTTGGCTATGAAGAGCTGCGCGAGCATGTTATTCAATATGACCCCACAACTGTATCAGGAATAACAGGAGTTCCTGTTGAGGATATTTACAAGCTTGCTAGAATGTATGGAAATACCACACCGGCCTTTATACGTATTGGTAACGGACCACAGCATCATGATAATGGCGGTATGTTTGTCCGCACCGTTTCATGTCTTCCAGCCTTAACAGGTCAATGGCTTATCAAAGGTGGAGGGGCAATAAAGGGGAATTCAGGGTATTTAGCGGTTAACGCCGTAAAATTGCAGCGTCCTCGGCTATTAAAGAACAAAAAGACGAGGGTAATTAACATGAATCAGCTTGGAGATGCTCTGCTCGATATAGACCCTCCTGTAAAATCACTATATGTTTATAGCAGTAACCCTGCAGTAGTGGCTCCAGAAGGAGTTAAAGTTCGGAAAGGTCTTGAGCGTGAGGATTTATTCATTGTTGTCCATGATTTATTTTTAACCGAGACCGCCAAATATGCCGATATTGTATTGCCGGCAACATCTTCCTTTGAGAATACAGATGTTTACACCTCTTACTGGCACCATTACATTCAGGTTCAGCAGCCAGTCATCGAGGCCTATGAAGAGTCAAAATCCAATGTCGATGTTTTCCGTTTGCTTGCGAAAGGGATGGGTTTTGAAGAATCAGCATTTGAGGAAACAGAGGAAGAAATGATAGCGGAAGCACTCGATTTTAGGGCTAATCCCTATTTGGATGGACTAGATTATGAAACTTTGGCAGCAAAGCAATATGTTAAAGCAAAGGTTAAACCATTGTTTCCGGGCAAATTGCGGACACCAAGCGGGAAAATTGAGCTGTATTCAAAGCGGATGAAAGCAAATGGATATCCTCCACTGCCGACATATATCCCAATCGTAGTAGACGGGGATCATCCATATCACTTTATCCCAGCACCCAATCATAATTTCTTAAACTCTACCTTTTCAAATAATCAAAAACACATCAGCCTGGAAAAAGAACCACGATTGCACATGAATCGTAAGGATGCCGAGACTTCGGGGATTGTTGACGGGGAGCACGTCCGGGTTTGGAACCAACGCGGAGAATGTATTTTAAAAGTGACAGTAGGCGAAAACGTCCTCCCAGGAGTGGTCGCCACCCAAGGACTCTGGGCAGATTTAGAAGGAACAAAACAACTCGTCAACACCCTAACACCAGACCGCATCGCCGACATGGGCGGCGGGGCAACCTTCTTCTCTGGTCGAGTCAGCGTTGAAAAAATATACAGTGATGTATAA
- a CDS encoding RNA polymerase sigma factor — protein sequence MSDLYEKVKDDLLRFAKSIARHEQEAHDLIQDAMVKSLNEPQLLSLPEYKQRAWFFRVMKNRLIDDRRKEQRLTQWEDDFDFSIQEAGSSHLEITELLAHLPQELSDLIFKRYWLGLSSQEIGEQLRIPASTVRYKLHLAIKKLRTIMEEEK from the coding sequence GTGAGTGATTTATATGAAAAGGTAAAGGATGATTTGTTACGCTTCGCAAAATCCATCGCTAGGCATGAGCAAGAGGCCCATGACCTGATTCAGGATGCAATGGTAAAGTCGCTTAACGAACCACAGCTGCTCAGTTTACCAGAATATAAGCAGCGTGCATGGTTTTTCCGCGTCATGAAAAACAGGCTGATTGATGACCGGAGAAAAGAGCAGCGTTTAACACAATGGGAGGATGACTTTGATTTTTCAATACAGGAGGCTGGTAGCAGTCACTTGGAAATAACGGAGTTACTCGCTCATTTGCCACAGGAATTAAGTGATCTTATTTTTAAAAGATATTGGTTAGGGCTTTCAAGTCAGGAAATTGGTGAGCAGTTAAGGATTCCTGCGTCTACAGTGCGCTACAAGCTTCATCTCGCGATCAAGAAATTAAGAACGATTATGGAGGAGGAAAAATAA
- a CDS encoding ring-cleaving dioxygenase, whose product MKLLGLHHVSILTGKAERNFQFYTKILGLRLVKKTVNQDNTESYHLFYGDAKGSPGTEITFFDIPGLGHTYPGVGSISSTSLRVKDTAALHYWEERFKRFGIQHGKIEKRNHRDSLAFQDFEGTRLILVADNGEDGVSPGVPWDKSDVPIENAIIGLGPVTLTVAKPDKTVQVLTDIMGFNHVGTYPSLAGVFPAIQVFATGEGGSGAEVHLETRPDLPRERAGRGSVHHVAFRVPNEEEYEYWVKRIAASGLINSGKVERYYFKALYFREPNHILLELSTDTPGFDVDEPVETLGERLALPPFLEPRRTDIEAKLRPLDLESK is encoded by the coding sequence ATGAAGCTGTTAGGTTTACATCATGTTTCGATCTTAACCGGTAAGGCGGAGAGGAACTTTCAATTTTATACAAAGATTTTAGGCCTGAGATTGGTAAAGAAAACGGTGAATCAGGATAATACAGAGTCTTATCATTTATTCTATGGTGATGCGAAAGGAAGTCCTGGCACCGAAATTACCTTCTTCGATATACCTGGGCTGGGGCATACCTATCCAGGTGTTGGGAGCATTTCATCAACCTCACTTCGAGTCAAAGATACCGCTGCACTCCACTATTGGGAAGAGCGATTCAAAAGGTTTGGTATTCAGCATGGAAAGATAGAGAAACGAAACCATCGCGATTCCCTAGCATTTCAGGATTTCGAGGGGACACGGTTAATTCTGGTAGCCGATAATGGAGAAGATGGAGTCAGTCCGGGCGTTCCCTGGGATAAAAGTGATGTTCCTATTGAAAATGCCATTATCGGTTTGGGCCCTGTTACCTTGACGGTTGCCAAACCCGACAAAACGGTCCAAGTGTTAACCGATATTATGGGCTTTAACCACGTAGGAACCTACCCATCACTCGCTGGAGTTTTCCCGGCTATTCAAGTTTTTGCAACAGGTGAGGGAGGCTCTGGTGCAGAGGTACACCTTGAAACAAGACCTGATTTACCAAGAGAACGTGCTGGAAGAGGCAGTGTTCACCATGTCGCCTTTCGTGTTCCAAATGAGGAAGAATATGAATATTGGGTAAAGCGAATTGCCGCATCTGGACTAATAAATTCAGGGAAGGTTGAACGGTATTACTTCAAGGCACTTTATTTCCGCGAACCCAACCATATCCTTTTAGAATTATCGACGGATACACCGGGTTTCGACGTGGATGAACCGGTTGAAACATTAGGGGAAAGGCTTGCACTCCCTCCATTCCTAGAACCTCGCCGCACAGATATTGAAGCAAAGTTACGACCTTTAGATTTAGAGAGTAAGTAA